Below is a genomic region from Erigeron canadensis isolate Cc75 chromosome 7, C_canadensis_v1, whole genome shotgun sequence.
TCATGATTTTTCGGAGCAACCATTGTAGCCAAGGTCTATTCACTTTTAACAAACTCTTCACAAAGATTAAAGAAAAAattgtatacatataaataataaaaatatgaacaCTTTTATACTGTGTAAATTCGTCATATAATATGTTAAACtattccaataataataataataatagaaatggTTCTTTTTAATGGATTTATGCATttcgtttgtttgatttttatcAAAACCATATGGTCTCATCAAGAATTGAAGTAGTCGTGAATCGTGATTGCATTGTAAATTTCTTTTGCATTAATACCTAAAATCACAGTTTGTTAGGCCGACCgactttttcttttccatttctttTCCAAGTTATTCTAACTTTAATGTATATTGAAACTGACAAGGACCGGTGGTAGATTAGTGATGAGAGGGGCATTACAACCACTCTACTATTACCACAAATTATAGCTTGACCATTACTATTCATCACACTAAAATGGTGGAATGGGTAAACACTTGAGTAGCAACTTCTGTAATTTCAAACTAACCAACTGACAAGGGTGAAAGGGAAAGCCATGTTCTCCCATTTACTTGATGTGAACAGAAACACGTCAAGATTAAAGGATGAAGAGAGATACATGAATGGAAATAGATATGGAGACATATAACCATCgcattttgactatttgagTGACTTTGGAGCTCGAAATGCATCATGTTATGCTCAACCGAGGCTAAAGCACTCCACGTTAAGCTTGAAGACAAAGAAGTTTCATAGAGGTCAACATAATGACTAGTCTTGTGCACTTTTGAGGTTTTATGTTGATTAGCATCATTCCTTTCTTCAGTAACCACTCATGCAGCACTGATAAACTGATCAGAGGATGCACCTACAAGTTAGACAGTACGATTTAAAGCAGAAGAGTATGGGCACACGAATAACACTAATAGCAAAACTGATTTGAATATTAAATAAGTGTATACCTATTTACCAAATAAGGTTATGTATCTCATATCCAGTCACTCATGAACACAATGTAACTTAGACATAGATGAAATGGGTTGAACTCTCTAGTTTCATTCAAAGACAAAGGTCATTCAGGTGTTCAAAGGGTCCATCCAATTATCAAAACAACATTACAAGTCATTATGATTTCTTTTATGCCAATTATAGCCAAAATCTTTCTGAACGACAAATATCCTTATAATAACATTGTCGCTATACAGTTTGcattatttcaaagttattAACAACTTTGTAACTactattttcaagttttaaccACTTGGTCTTAGATCAATTGGCCACCTGGGGCCCTCTTTGGGGGTTCTAGGGGAGGGGATGTTGGCTGGGAGACTTGGGATCGAATCTCAATTCCCCATGGTCTTGGGCATTTACCTCTTCAGACGTGTTAGGGCCGTGTTATCGCACCCTTGGTCTCCAGGGGTGCCTTCGGGTTCCAACCGCTAGCATATTGCCCGCTTGGATGTCGCTGCTAGGGTTCGAACCACTAACAAACTAACacgccgttctaaaaaaaataaaaataaaaaataaaaactattttcAAGTTTTGACTGGAATAAGGAAGTACAAAAACAGACTACCAGATTCGCAGATGGATACCAAGACAGCCTTAAATATTATTTCCAATCATGATTGGGCTTAGTGTAACTTTCGGATACTAAGATTGTCTATCATTATCCCTTACTTCAATAACATAGTTTCCATGCTCATAATTCACATGCAATACTgattatctatataaaaaagaagaagcaaCATATAGATGTTTGTGGGTCAACCCTAACCTGTTTGAACCGTTATAAATGTGACTTGTTACCCGTATTGACCCTTTACACAACCCACTTGACCGCCCTATGCCATCACTATGTTAAACGCCTAACTTGTGAGATAAAATGGGGTTTTTGTAAACTACTTAGTTGTATCCTTTCACATAGGTATCAAGCTATCAGCAACAACTACTACTACAAGCCACTCATAGATAAAACATCAAAGATAGACCAAAAATTAGAAATTCGAAACCCTAAATTGTTTCAAGGTTATATAACTGTATAGAAACTTTGTAAATTCTAAAGAACGACACATGATTCTGAATTTTAATAACACCTGCAACACGAGTTTGATCGATCAGATTATATATTACTCATAACGGGTCAAGCGGGTAATCTACATACTAAAGACTTATAGTACAATAGAATGTTTACAACTTCCGAAAATCATTTATTTCAATTAtaacaaataagaaaaaaaaatgattattgctTGAAAAGAGTTTTCATGGTCATATTCGTACATcaactatttatttaataaataaaaacgaccATTTGTAGGAGGACATATCAATCCGACCTTACCCATATCCGGCCCATATACTTTGCCACCTCTGATACAAGCATCAGATAATGGTTTTCTAATTGAATTCAATGCAACATATGGCTACAAATTGACTAAAAAGTGATCTTTGTGGTGTTTTCCCCTAAACAACATAGCTGCTAGCATATAGCATAACCACCTGTACAGCTGTATGCAACTCAATCACAGTCTATGTTGGTTAAGAGTTAGTTATTCAGAGCTGATTGTACCTGCATATAATCAGTTAATTCACAAAGTAAAGTCCATGATATTTCACTGGCTTTCTGTGATTATGGTAACTCGGTAAGAGTAACTAAAAATTGGAAGTGAAAGTAAAAGGAATGTCCATTTAGAAACCGGAAGTGGAATTAGATGAAATGACTTCACTCAGTTATAATTTTCACAAAAATTATGGATATAATATTGACCTATTAGTATGAAATAATCCTCACTGCATACTCCCTCAGTTCTGTGATTCATTACCACTACGGTTTTCAATGACAATGGGAAACAGTTGAAGGCGTTCAATAATGATTGTTTTGACAACAGCAGAATACGATAAGATTTGCTGATGAAATGCGACATAAAGCTGATGGAGATTCTTTATTTAATGATGATATAATAAATGCGatgatatatgaatatatattagaagCTAATTAGGTTGCCAAAAGACATTGCAGAAAATGTGATATACGATGGTATGACTGGTGAAGTTTTGAAATGATTGGCGAAAAATTTGGAAAATGTAATGAACCTAAGTTGTATCAGATAGAGCACCATATATCTTCAATATGTCTAAGATAGTGGAGATGTCGTTATTTGGTTCACCATCTCAAAAAGACTTCAAAAAGAAATGAATGTTTTAGATGGAATGCCAGTTTGCGCCAGGGGGGTTGCTCATGCAGTAACCAAGAGAGAGAGCTAGATAACAAGCTTATGTTAAATCTCAAAGGTTTGAAGAAAGATTCTTGAAAAGCAATAtcttgataaaaagaaaaagaccatCGCCATTGAATTTGTCATGTGTATGAAATTTTAACTCAAGATGAAGAATAAGAAAAAGATTCTACACCTATGCTCTTTATAGGCTGCTGTAGATAAACAAGGTCAATTAAACcaatttaataaattcaaaaagAGTGATAATAACTTCAAGGGtgtaaatatttcaaatttagTGAATAAGACCAAGTCATATTAGTGACATATGCTAAGAGAACCAAGGAGGCCAACAAGATAACGAGAAGTTTAAGGGAAAGAGAACCTGTTTGTAACTATGATAACTTTGAGTGTCATTTTGTTAGGGGAAAGTTACAAGGACTTATCTTGTTCTCCATCATTAAGATTTCAAACCTCTTTCACCCTAAACTCATATTACCTTGACTATCCATGTTTCTTCCAAACAATGTCATTGATATGTCTTGGTCTCCCCATTACCccatgggaagtgatattagtaccacacaacttgattaatttaccacaatCATGCATTAACTGTTTGTACAGTGTGCTGTAATATTTGTATTATGCGGTAAATTAATCAAGTTgggtggtacgaatatcacttcccttaccCCATATAATCACACCAAAAGAGACCGAGATTCTACGGTCACATTTAAAGTGAGCATCAATCTTGTATCTTACCAATTGGTTTAATTGAGCttgtctttttagtttttacaaaaGCATGAACACAACACGAGTCACTTATTAAGTCATGGATGCAAAACTccttttgacttttcatgtAGAGTTAAGATTTCAGAAGTATGGGAAATTGTTGCAAGAGGACTTATCAAAATGTCGTCTGTTGCCTTTCGATAATTTCATTCAAGCCCTATAAATGGTATGAGCTTCTATCTAGTTCTTTTGCGGTCATTCTACGAGAAGCTCCACAAatgcaaaatggtgttgtatcTAAAGCATTCATTACATTCCAGAAGTCTTTAAGTTGGGTAAACTAAGATGCAGCCTTACTGTTGACTTCGACTTATGAAGACACATCATGTTCTAAACTTATAGGATCATAGATTCGAATTCCAAAATTCACCTTCTCAATAGCAAGTAATATATCAATAAGACCAAAATATCAGACATACCTTAAACAAAACAGCTCATAATATGTTACTCAGATATCTAGTTTTTGCTTGTCTGCAAATTCATAAAACTTCTCGTTGAACAAAACCTGCGGATCTTTATGAATCAAGACCCCATTTTCATCATAAGCATCCTTTAAGAACACGGTCCAATTCATCTCTGTTCCGGCCAGATAAAAACTCCTGGGCTGCTTCAACAACATCGAATAAGTATGCTTAGTGAGACTGAACTCCTCTTTAAAAGCCACGATATGATGAATCGACGCTCTTTTCTCCAAAGTCAAACTCAAAAACTCATGAATAACCCCAACTCTATACTTCTCGGCCTCCAACGTCCAAAGATCCAAACTCGCCCCATCAGAATACGGCGAAACAAGAGGAAGCGTATTCAACAAATTCAACTTTCGCTCATCTTGTTCACCCAAATCCAACAACTTCCCATGTTTCACCTTAAACTGAAACGCTTTTTTCGCTTTATCTTCATCTACCATAAACTCTCTTTCCAACGCACTCACCGCAAGTTTAGGATCCCAATTCACTAGCTCCAAAATCCTCTTCCCGTCTCCCTCAACGACCGTCTTAATATACTCCGGATACTCCCTCACACGATCTCGAAAATCCTCGGGTATCCCGAACAACGAACGACAATGATA
It encodes:
- the LOC122607513 gene encoding protein WHAT'S THIS FACTOR 1 homolog, chloroplastic — protein: MSFWRLISTAVTNPTKTPNTIRCYSTSFLKTKTPKSQTKKRKKKESARTKHVQHESERNPYFENIITRDNHFRFVTKTKDYLSKQPQQVLRLDDAGKLYRELGFARGRKVLKFIQRHPLVFQTYRHADDKIWFGFTDFMENFLEEEKGVMEKMEKERVDVVRKLLMMSANKRIPLSKIYHCRSLFGIPEDFRDRVREYPEYIKTVVEGDGKRILELVNWDPKLAVSALEREFMVDEDKAKKAFQFKVKHGKLLDLGEQDERKLNLLNTLPLVSPYSDGASLDLWTLEAEKYRVGVIHEFLSLTLEKRASIHHIVAFKEEFSLTKHTYSMLLKQPRSFYLAGTEMNWTVFLKDAYDENGVLIHKDPQVLFNEKFYEFADKQKLDI